One Schlesneria paludicola DSM 18645 DNA segment encodes these proteins:
- a CDS encoding SDR family NAD(P)-dependent oxidoreductase, producing MSDSMFSVQDRVVLVSGGSRGIGRSLAEGFVERGARVVIASRDAATLEQTSREISKGTHPVTPVVCDVSQPDQISKMVETVVEKLGRIDVLLNVAGINVRKRVEEYTVEEFDKILDINLKGAFLVAQQVGRKMIAQRQGGALINIDSLNSFRPLKGVQPYAMSKAAVSAMTRGMAMEWGEHGIRVNAIAPGFILTDLTKKLWSDPTMQAWNDANCPMKRLGQPEDLIGTAVFLASDAAKFLTGQVIYVDGGITCGMQWPIPFDNPSLSR from the coding sequence ATGTCAGACTCCATGTTTTCGGTACAAGATCGAGTCGTCCTGGTTTCGGGGGGAAGCCGTGGGATCGGCCGTTCTCTGGCGGAGGGGTTTGTTGAGCGCGGCGCACGTGTTGTCATCGCCAGTCGCGACGCAGCAACGCTCGAACAAACGTCGCGTGAGATTTCGAAGGGGACGCATCCTGTGACGCCGGTGGTGTGCGATGTCTCGCAGCCCGACCAGATTTCGAAAATGGTTGAAACGGTAGTCGAAAAGCTGGGGCGAATCGATGTACTATTGAATGTTGCGGGCATCAATGTTCGCAAACGCGTCGAGGAGTATACCGTCGAAGAGTTCGACAAGATTCTCGACATCAATCTGAAGGGCGCGTTTCTCGTCGCACAGCAGGTTGGCCGGAAGATGATCGCCCAGAGACAGGGCGGCGCATTGATCAACATTGATTCTTTGAACTCGTTCCGTCCGCTGAAAGGGGTTCAGCCATACGCCATGAGCAAGGCGGCGGTCAGTGCCATGACGCGAGGCATGGCGATGGAGTGGGGCGAACATGGGATTCGCGTGAACGCCATCGCGCCGGGGTTCATCCTGACCGATCTGACAAAAAAACTCTGGTCAGACCCGACGATGCAGGCGTGGAACGATGCGAATTGTCCGATGAAGCGACTGGGGCAACCGGAAGACTTGATTGGTACCGCAGTGTTTCTTGCCAGTGACGCAGCGAAATTCTTGACGGGGCAAGTCATCTATGTCGACGGCGGAATCACCTGTGGAATGCAGTGGCCGATTCCATTCGACAATCCTTCGCTCAGCCGATAG
- a CDS encoding sigma-54-dependent Fis family transcriptional regulator encodes MTAKWIAWQQVTSLIQADDGVRVLQAVEQLVDAAVSANSDLDFLRTQLHELAGELAAHSVGVYLRTPEWVALAQHGRLGLNEMPKSLLMDVLDRDAGFVGSMDAIPGTFIVVTPLHSRAHASSVLVFAGRSFPDDALPSAMLMSKAIGACLDFLAARSKSTRRIEQLQSILKISLNLSAVHETEPLLELIAREATRLLDCDRASIFIWDKDHHEVVACPALGVEGNSLRLPDSTGIVGEVIHTGKTLRVDDAYHDSRFSRKVDMASGYKTRNLLCGPLHGSDKKLLGAFEVINKNSGSFSADDEQTLADLSLQVAVALQNTREREVLLRSHRQLTEQVTKGVTIIGDSSAMQAMRSTIRRLAATDLPVLILGESGTGKEVVAQSLHYQGPRASRPFIAVNCAALTETLLESELFGHEKGAFTDAREMHRGKFEVAEGGTIFLDEIGDMSPGGQAKLLRVLEQKVITRVGGSQSIPINARVIAATNAHLADAVRAKKFREDLYFRLNVVTLDLPSLRDRPDDILPLAEHFLNLFAIQARRANLQLSADARSRLQAHTWPGNVRELRNLMERVAFLAPGEKVETEDLAFILSPEQQNAFEPSLDLGLGEATNSFQQEFIRRAIKRVKGNMSEAARLLGLHRSNLYRKMRQLGMTEASKEDDEEFE; translated from the coding sequence GTGACCGCCAAATGGATTGCGTGGCAGCAGGTAACGTCGTTGATTCAAGCGGATGATGGTGTCCGCGTCCTGCAGGCCGTAGAGCAATTGGTCGATGCCGCCGTCTCCGCCAATTCCGATCTCGATTTCCTGCGAACGCAACTTCACGAACTGGCTGGAGAACTCGCCGCACACTCAGTTGGCGTCTATTTACGTACGCCGGAATGGGTCGCTCTGGCCCAACATGGTCGACTCGGCTTGAACGAGATGCCCAAAAGCCTGCTGATGGATGTCCTCGACCGTGACGCAGGTTTCGTGGGATCGATGGATGCCATTCCGGGCACATTTATTGTGGTCACGCCACTGCACAGTCGCGCTCACGCCAGCTCGGTCCTGGTCTTTGCCGGACGTAGCTTTCCGGACGACGCGTTGCCGTCCGCGATGCTGATGTCGAAAGCCATCGGTGCTTGTCTCGATTTTCTTGCGGCGCGAAGCAAGTCGACCCGCCGAATCGAACAACTGCAAAGCATCCTCAAGATCTCGCTGAACCTCTCGGCCGTTCATGAGACCGAGCCACTGCTCGAATTGATCGCCCGCGAGGCCACCCGCCTGCTCGACTGTGATCGTGCCAGCATTTTCATCTGGGACAAAGATCATCACGAAGTCGTGGCCTGCCCCGCCTTGGGCGTTGAAGGGAACTCGCTACGCCTCCCAGACAGCACCGGAATCGTCGGCGAAGTGATCCACACCGGAAAAACGCTACGCGTCGATGATGCCTATCACGACTCTCGCTTCAGCCGCAAGGTCGATATGGCCAGCGGCTACAAGACGCGCAATCTGCTGTGCGGACCCCTGCACGGTTCCGACAAGAAATTGCTCGGCGCATTCGAAGTTATCAACAAGAACTCAGGATCCTTCAGCGCCGACGATGAACAAACCTTAGCAGACTTGTCGCTGCAAGTTGCCGTTGCACTGCAGAACACCCGAGAACGCGAAGTCCTCCTGCGATCGCACCGCCAACTGACCGAACAGGTCACAAAAGGCGTCACCATCATCGGCGATAGTTCCGCCATGCAGGCGATGCGAAGCACGATTCGCCGTCTGGCAGCGACCGACCTGCCAGTTCTGATTCTGGGTGAGAGCGGCACCGGAAAAGAGGTCGTGGCGCAGTCGCTGCACTATCAGGGCCCGCGGGCCAGCCGCCCCTTCATTGCCGTGAATTGTGCAGCCCTCACGGAAACACTGCTCGAAAGCGAACTGTTCGGCCACGAGAAGGGGGCCTTCACCGACGCGAGAGAGATGCACCGCGGCAAGTTTGAAGTTGCGGAAGGCGGTACAATCTTTCTGGATGAAATCGGCGACATGAGTCCGGGCGGACAGGCGAAACTGCTCCGAGTTCTCGAACAAAAAGTCATCACACGCGTGGGGGGATCACAATCCATCCCCATCAACGCGCGAGTCATCGCCGCAACGAACGCCCATTTGGCGGATGCCGTACGAGCCAAGAAGTTCCGCGAGGATCTCTATTTTCGACTCAATGTCGTCACATTGGATTTACCATCGCTGCGCGACCGCCCGGACGACATTCTGCCGCTGGCCGAACATTTTCTGAATCTGTTCGCCATCCAGGCTCGCCGGGCAAACCTGCAACTTTCTGCAGACGCGCGATCGCGCCTCCAGGCACACACCTGGCCTGGAAATGTTCGCGAACTTCGCAACCTGATGGAACGTGTTGCGTTTCTGGCTCCTGGCGAGAAAGTGGAAACTGAAGATCTGGCCTTCATCCTGAGTCCCGAACAGCAGAACGCGTTTGAACCATCGCTCGATCTGGGTCTCGGCGAAGCCACAAACAGCTTCCAGCAAGAATTCATCCGGCGCGCCATCAAGCGGGTGAAGGGGAACATGAGTGAAGCCGCGCGCTTGCTGGGGCTCCATCGATCAAACCTCTATCGCAAGATGCGGCAACTCGGTATGACCGAGGCGAGCAAGGAAGACGACGAAGAGTTCGAGTGA